From Chryseobacterium gallinarum, one genomic window encodes:
- a CDS encoding type VI secretion system Vgr family protein, with amino-acid sequence MKNKTTNADKIAENHIAGIQRVVKLDIVIEGKIIKHFKHFRLQQSIRTHHNFELTLAHDSLGDTQDHNLEEAQQFLGKRLTVVFKYKDAENESPERTFVGFITQVAFSQEKASLGNIVLKGKSPTILMDSAPHTQSFGGSQAVNTSIIADRVIKETLGSGKYDYKVDTKNASYINYSAQYKETHYNYLARLAETYGEQFYYDGEVLHFGKLPPGEQPIRLTYGSNVSDICIELKAVHTKPEFFGYNSSKNEKLLSSTANIKHLGQLASKAYELNDGIYKTRALNPSPVNANMSLNVDDAQKSAAGSAAVEVFTVSGNTTVPFLHPGCIADIEMRKPNSNQTSYFTKLMITEVSHEVNTRGYYTGSFEAIAEGTGYIPTPEFVTPQAEPQIATVISNTDPLNQGRIQVQFDWQLHDTTHFIRMMSPDAGGTDAITQNRGFVAIPEVGDQVMVGFEYHHPDFPFAMGGMFHGAVALGGGVNNHIKSIQTRSGNKVIFNDAEGSIYIEDPSGNTYFMDGKGNITVNAPKDMTFTAGNNIKMTAGRDITSIAGNSMYSTANVNIVSNAGVNMIDTAGKDLMQSATGNIHESSDMRTEISENERNIQAKKSDSYAEKVTVVSTKENMVLQSEKTVKSQSGEQGNSH; translated from the coding sequence ATGAAAAATAAGACGACCAATGCAGATAAAATTGCTGAAAATCATATTGCAGGTATCCAGCGTGTGGTAAAGCTGGATATTGTTATTGAAGGTAAAATCATCAAGCACTTCAAACATTTCCGTTTACAGCAAAGCATACGGACACACCATAATTTCGAACTTACCCTGGCCCATGACAGTCTTGGGGACACACAGGATCATAATCTGGAAGAGGCACAACAGTTTTTAGGAAAACGCTTAACTGTTGTTTTCAAATATAAGGATGCCGAAAATGAAAGCCCTGAAAGGACGTTTGTGGGCTTTATCACACAGGTAGCCTTCAGCCAGGAAAAGGCCAGTCTGGGGAATATTGTATTGAAAGGGAAAAGCCCAACAATTCTGATGGATTCAGCACCGCATACCCAAAGTTTCGGAGGCAGCCAGGCAGTTAATACTTCCATTATTGCAGACAGGGTCATTAAAGAAACCCTGGGTTCAGGTAAATACGATTATAAAGTAGATACTAAAAATGCAAGTTATATCAACTATAGCGCCCAATACAAAGAAACTCATTATAATTATCTTGCCAGATTGGCTGAAACCTATGGAGAGCAATTTTATTATGATGGTGAAGTTCTTCATTTTGGAAAGCTTCCGCCGGGAGAACAGCCTATCCGGCTTACCTATGGGAGTAATGTAAGTGATATTTGTATTGAGCTCAAGGCTGTTCATACCAAACCTGAGTTTTTTGGGTACAACAGCAGTAAAAATGAAAAGTTATTAAGCTCTACCGCCAATATTAAACATCTCGGCCAGCTTGCTTCAAAAGCATATGAGCTGAATGACGGTATTTATAAAACCAGAGCTTTAAACCCATCTCCTGTGAATGCCAACATGTCTTTAAATGTAGATGATGCCCAGAAAAGTGCTGCAGGAAGTGCTGCCGTAGAAGTTTTTACGGTTTCAGGAAATACAACAGTTCCTTTTCTTCATCCCGGCTGTATTGCAGACATTGAAATGAGAAAGCCCAACAGTAACCAGACGTCTTATTTCACCAAGCTTATGATTACGGAAGTCTCCCATGAAGTGAATACCCGCGGATATTATACCGGATCATTTGAAGCCATTGCAGAAGGAACGGGATATATTCCTACCCCTGAATTTGTAACTCCTCAGGCTGAGCCTCAGATCGCAACAGTAATTTCCAATACCGATCCTTTAAACCAGGGACGTATACAGGTACAATTTGACTGGCAGCTGCATGATACCACTCATTTTATAAGGATGATGAGCCCTGATGCAGGAGGTACTGATGCCATTACCCAGAACAGGGGGTTTGTTGCTATTCCGGAAGTAGGTGACCAGGTCATGGTAGGTTTTGAATATCATCACCCTGATTTTCCTTTTGCCATGGGAGGAATGTTCCATGGAGCGGTAGCTTTAGGTGGTGGTGTTAATAACCATATCAAGTCTATCCAGACCCGAAGCGGGAACAAAGTAATCTTCAATGATGCTGAAGGCAGTATTTATATTGAAGATCCGAGTGGAAATACCTACTTCATGGATGGAAAAGGAAATATTACCGTCAATGCTCCGAAAGACATGACGTTTACGGCAGGTAATAATATTAAAATGACAGCAGGCCGCGATATCACCTCCATCGCCGGAAACAGTATGTACTCGACCGCCAATGTGAATATCGTTTCCAATGCCGGGGTTAATATGATAGACACCGCAGGGAAAGACCTTATGCAAAGTGCCACCGGAAA
- the tssD gene encoding type VI secretion system tube protein TssD, with protein MAGNSRGILKFNGGEGQKLLNLHYSVSRSTDVSGRVASDPSNALIKITVEATEKADILESLLNGKYKPTTGEVTFNKSHEEGTLITLSWENGYVIQHEVDFDAVDSNSMLITFIVSAEIIRYGGSEYNGLWPTP; from the coding sequence ATGGCAGGAAACTCAAGAGGAATTTTAAAATTCAACGGAGGTGAAGGTCAAAAACTGTTAAACCTTCATTACAGTGTATCAAGATCTACCGATGTATCCGGACGTGTAGCATCGGATCCATCTAATGCATTGATTAAAATAACCGTGGAAGCTACTGAAAAAGCTGATATTTTGGAAAGCTTATTAAACGGGAAATACAAACCTACCACAGGAGAGGTTACCTTTAACAAATCCCATGAAGAAGGAACACTGATTACTTTAAGCTGGGAAAACGGATATGTTATTCAGCATGAAGTAGATTTCGATGCTGTTGATAGTAATAGTATGCTGATCACATTCATTGTGAGTGCAGAAATTATCCGTTACGGAGGCTCCGAGTATAACGGTCTGTGGCCTACTCCTTAA